In one window of Legionella fallonii LLAP-10 DNA:
- a CDS encoding cysteine desulfurase: MSTSISTLSSLQIKEIRNQFPVLNQKVNDYDLIYFDNAATTQKPKSVIQAIANYYEHDNANVHRGVHALSVRATEHYEEARAKVKRFINAHTTRECIFVRGTTEAINLVAQSFVAPKILPGEEILITHMEHHSNIVPWQMVCKKTGAKLEVAPISLTGEILLDEFAKKLNKNTKFVAINHVSNALGTINPVKEMIEMAHQYGAKVLLDGAQAVAHLPVDVQDLDCDFYAFSGHKMYGPTGIGVLWGREELLNGMSPYQGGGEMINYVTFEATEYAPLPQKYEAGTPNIAGAIGLGAAIDFLGSLDIEAIAAYEAQLLHYATAAVETIKGFNIIGTAKQKVPVISFIHGKIHAHDIGTILDSEGIAIRSGHHCTMPLMDFFEVSATSRISLSFYNTREEVDQCIIALKRAKEVFA, encoded by the coding sequence ATGAGTACATCTATTTCAACACTTTCATCACTCCAGATTAAGGAGATTCGTAATCAATTTCCGGTCTTAAACCAAAAAGTGAATGATTATGATTTGATTTATTTTGACAATGCTGCGACGACGCAAAAGCCAAAGTCAGTAATTCAAGCGATAGCCAATTATTATGAACATGATAATGCGAACGTTCATCGAGGTGTTCATGCCCTAAGTGTTAGGGCTACAGAGCATTATGAAGAGGCTCGAGCTAAAGTGAAGCGTTTTATTAATGCTCATACCACGCGAGAGTGTATCTTTGTTCGTGGCACTACCGAAGCCATTAATTTAGTCGCTCAAAGTTTCGTAGCACCTAAGATCTTACCTGGCGAAGAAATTTTGATTACCCACATGGAACATCATTCCAATATTGTTCCCTGGCAGATGGTTTGTAAAAAAACAGGAGCTAAGTTAGAAGTCGCTCCTATTTCGTTGACTGGTGAAATATTATTGGATGAGTTTGCTAAAAAATTAAATAAAAACACCAAATTTGTCGCTATTAATCATGTTTCTAATGCCCTGGGTACAATCAATCCCGTAAAAGAAATGATAGAGATGGCACATCAATATGGTGCAAAAGTATTGCTTGATGGGGCGCAAGCAGTAGCACACTTGCCTGTAGACGTACAAGATTTGGATTGCGATTTTTATGCATTTTCAGGGCATAAGATGTATGGTCCTACTGGTATCGGTGTTTTGTGGGGCAGAGAAGAGCTTTTGAATGGTATGTCGCCTTATCAAGGTGGTGGTGAGATGATTAATTATGTCACTTTTGAGGCTACTGAATATGCTCCTCTTCCACAAAAATATGAAGCAGGTACTCCTAATATCGCTGGTGCTATTGGCCTAGGAGCCGCCATAGATTTCTTAGGTTCTTTAGATATAGAAGCTATTGCTGCCTATGAGGCACAATTGCTTCACTACGCTACCGCTGCAGTTGAGACGATTAAAGGTTTTAATATCATAGGAACAGCAAAACAAAAGGTACCTGTTATTTCTTTTATTCATGGCAAAATTCATGCTCATGATATAGGTACTATTCTGGATAGTGAAGGCATAGCTATACGCAGTGGACATCACTGTACTATGCCATTGATGGACTTTTTTGAGGTTTCTGCTACTTCTCGAATTTCATTGTCTTTTTATAATACTAGAGAAGAAGTGGATCAGTGCATCATCGCATTGAAACGAGCTAAAGAGGTATTCGCATGA
- the sufD gene encoding Fe-S cluster assembly protein SufD, translating into MNEILEFYQEQAQRGRSTYPWLAQLQSKASADLNSHGFPTRHNEEWKYTNVDALLKRSFTSPLEEKSSGTPLHSDLPVKYSLLMHNGHLSGEQELVKHLPKGVVLLPLSAALEQHADLIKPHLATILQQEHGFHFLNTAMLQCGLFVYIPQGVCIEEPIALTHVQDQANQAIHLRHLIIAEAQSQATFIEEYCGDEDSCYLTNTVTEIYLGAGAQLTHYKIQRESKAAYHLGHIAVKQSAHSQLFSHSLSLGGKLVRSDISMYLQEEYARCLMNGIYAPAEGQHVDHHTTVNHLVPNCFSEQDYKGILTGHSRAVFNGKVIVAKDAQHTDAKQQNKNLLLSAHAEIDTKPQLEIFADDVVCSHGATVGQLDEEALFYLATRGIGRLEASQFLIHAFAQNNLQLIPHRNLADWMGKLLTQQLG; encoded by the coding sequence ATGAACGAGATTTTAGAGTTTTATCAAGAGCAAGCGCAACGGGGAAGATCAACCTACCCTTGGCTGGCTCAATTACAATCTAAAGCGTCAGCTGACTTAAATAGTCATGGTTTTCCAACACGACATAATGAAGAGTGGAAATATACCAATGTTGATGCGCTGCTAAAACGATCTTTTACCTCTCCATTGGAGGAGAAAAGCTCAGGTACTCCACTGCATTCTGATTTACCAGTCAAATACTCTTTATTAATGCATAATGGACACCTTTCGGGCGAGCAAGAGTTAGTGAAGCATTTACCCAAGGGCGTTGTGCTTCTTCCTTTATCTGCCGCTTTAGAGCAGCATGCTGATTTAATTAAGCCTCATTTAGCAACGATTTTACAGCAAGAGCATGGATTTCACTTTTTAAATACGGCGATGCTCCAATGTGGTTTGTTTGTGTATATCCCCCAAGGAGTGTGCATAGAAGAACCTATTGCCCTTACTCACGTGCAGGATCAAGCTAATCAGGCTATTCATTTACGTCATTTAATTATTGCAGAAGCTCAGAGTCAGGCCACTTTTATTGAAGAATATTGTGGTGACGAGGATAGTTGTTACTTAACCAATACAGTGACAGAAATATATCTGGGTGCTGGCGCACAATTGACGCATTATAAAATCCAAAGAGAGAGTAAAGCAGCTTATCACCTTGGGCATATCGCTGTGAAACAATCAGCTCACAGTCAATTGTTCAGTCATTCATTAAGTCTGGGGGGTAAACTGGTACGTAGTGATATCAGTATGTATTTGCAAGAAGAATATGCACGATGTTTGATGAATGGAATTTATGCTCCAGCAGAAGGACAACATGTCGATCATCACACAACGGTGAATCATTTGGTACCTAATTGTTTTAGTGAACAGGATTACAAAGGTATTTTAACAGGTCATTCTCGAGCCGTATTTAATGGCAAGGTGATTGTTGCTAAAGATGCGCAACATACCGACGCAAAACAACAAAATAAAAATTTATTGCTTTCTGCCCATGCTGAAATTGATACCAAACCGCAATTAGAAATTTTTGCTGATGATGTGGTGTGTTCTCATGGAGCAACGGTTGGGCAATTGGATGAAGAGGCTTTATTTTATTTAGCAACCCGGGGAATTGGTCGGTTAGAGGCCTCACAATTTTTAATTCATGCTTTTGCTCAGAATAATTTACAGCTTATTCCTCATCGTAATTTAGCTGATTGGATGGGCAAGTTATTAACTCAACAGTTGGGGTGA
- the sufC gene encoding Fe-S cluster assembly ATPase SufC — translation MLKINELNVSINEQSILKGINLHVKAGEVHAIMGPNGSGKSTLSKVLAGHPSYTVTAGQVSYLDQDLLALAPEERAQAGVFMSFQYPVEIPGVTNINFLKASVNAVRKGQGKNTLDAIEFLSFIREKCQLLDMDETFLYRSINEGFSGGEKKRNEILQMAALDPKLAILDETDSGLDIDALRIISHGVNAMRSPERAIILVTHYQRLLDYIEPDFIHVLVNGRIIMSGDKSLALELEKKGYSWLEEVEQQ, via the coding sequence ATGTTAAAAATTAATGAGTTAAATGTTTCAATTAATGAACAGTCCATTTTAAAAGGTATTAACCTTCATGTGAAAGCAGGTGAAGTGCATGCCATTATGGGGCCTAATGGCTCTGGGAAAAGTACTTTATCTAAAGTACTGGCTGGACATCCTTCTTATACAGTGACTGCAGGACAAGTCAGTTACTTGGATCAGGATTTATTGGCTTTGGCTCCCGAAGAGAGAGCTCAGGCTGGTGTCTTTATGTCCTTTCAGTACCCAGTGGAAATTCCTGGAGTAACTAATATTAATTTTCTTAAAGCCTCGGTTAATGCGGTACGAAAAGGCCAGGGGAAAAATACTCTTGATGCCATAGAGTTTTTAAGCTTTATACGTGAAAAATGTCAGTTGTTAGATATGGATGAAACTTTTTTATATCGCAGTATCAACGAAGGTTTTTCTGGTGGCGAGAAAAAACGCAATGAAATTTTACAAATGGCTGCTTTAGATCCTAAATTAGCTATTTTAGATGAAACTGATTCAGGCTTAGATATAGACGCTTTGCGGATTATTTCTCATGGAGTGAATGCCATGCGTTCGCCAGAGCGTGCGATTATTTTGGTAACTCATTATCAACGATTACTTGATTATATTGAGCCGGATTTCATCCATGTTCTGGTGAATGGTCGTATCATCATGTCAGGTGATAAATCATTGGCGCTGGAGTTAGAGAAAAAAGGGTACAGCTGGCTTGAGGAAGTGGAGCAGCAATGA
- the sufB gene encoding Fe-S cluster assembly protein SufB → MAKSSEQINSLLDREYQHGFVTDIEVETFLPGLDEDVIRRLSAIKKEPEFLLEWRLKAFRHWLTMSHPEWSSVHYSPIDYQSISYYSAPKSKKDAPKSLDEVDPELLATYAKLGIPLREQEMLAGVAVDAVFDSVSVATTFKAKLAEKGVIFCPLSEAVHEHPELVMKYLGSVVPYRDNFYAALNSAVFSDGSFVYIPKGVRCPMELSTYFRINAASTGQFERTLIIADDDSYVSYLEGCTAPMRDENQLHAAVVELVALDGAQIKYSTVQNWYPGDKEGKGGIYNFVTKRGACRGKRSKISWTQIETGSAITWKYPSVILQGDDSVGEFYSVALTNNFQQADTGTKMIHIGKNTRSTIISKGISAGRAHNAYRGMVRIAPTATNARNYTQCDSMLMGSLCSAHTFPYIEVKNPTAQVEHEATTSKISEEQLFYCQQRGIDTEDAVSMIVNGFCKQVLKELPMEFAVEATKLLGISLEGAVG, encoded by the coding sequence GTGGCTAAAAGCAGTGAGCAAATTAATTCTCTGCTCGATAGAGAATACCAACACGGGTTTGTAACCGACATTGAAGTGGAAACGTTTTTACCTGGATTAGATGAAGACGTTATTCGTCGTTTATCAGCTATTAAAAAAGAGCCTGAGTTTTTATTGGAATGGCGTTTAAAGGCATTCAGACATTGGCTGACTATGTCACATCCTGAATGGTCTAGCGTGCATTATTCACCTATTGATTATCAATCGATTTCTTATTATTCAGCACCTAAAAGTAAAAAAGATGCTCCTAAAAGCTTGGATGAGGTAGACCCTGAGTTATTAGCAACTTATGCTAAATTAGGTATTCCTTTACGAGAGCAAGAAATGCTGGCTGGAGTGGCTGTTGATGCTGTTTTTGATAGCGTTTCTGTAGCAACCACTTTTAAGGCAAAGCTCGCTGAAAAAGGCGTTATTTTTTGCCCACTTTCTGAAGCAGTGCACGAGCATCCTGAATTAGTGATGAAATATCTAGGCTCAGTAGTGCCTTACCGTGATAATTTTTATGCGGCATTGAACTCTGCTGTTTTTAGTGATGGTTCCTTTGTTTATATTCCTAAGGGAGTTCGTTGCCCTATGGAATTATCCACTTATTTTCGTATTAATGCAGCTTCTACAGGTCAGTTTGAGCGTACTTTGATTATTGCCGATGACGACAGCTATGTGTCTTATTTGGAAGGATGTACTGCTCCAATGCGCGATGAAAACCAATTGCATGCAGCTGTTGTAGAGTTAGTCGCCTTAGATGGTGCGCAAATTAAATATTCGACCGTACAAAATTGGTATCCAGGTGATAAAGAAGGTAAGGGCGGTATCTATAACTTTGTGACCAAACGAGGAGCTTGTCGTGGTAAGCGCTCCAAAATATCTTGGACGCAAATTGAAACAGGTTCTGCTATTACCTGGAAATACCCTAGCGTGATTTTGCAAGGCGATGACTCTGTTGGGGAATTTTATTCAGTTGCCTTAACCAATAATTTCCAACAAGCCGATACTGGCACTAAAATGATTCACATTGGTAAGAATACACGTTCCACCATCATTTCTAAGGGAATTAGTGCGGGACGAGCTCACAATGCCTATAGAGGGATGGTTCGTATTGCTCCAACGGCGACTAATGCACGTAATTATACTCAATGTGATTCTATGTTAATGGGTAGCCTTTGTTCGGCACACACCTTTCCTTATATCGAGGTGAAGAATCCAACAGCTCAAGTAGAGCACGAAGCAACTACCTCCAAAATTAGTGAAGAGCAATTGTTTTATTGTCAACAACGCGGCATTGATACTGAAGATGCAGTGTCAATGATAGTCAATGGCTTTTGTAAGCAAGTATTAAAAGAACTACCTATGGAATTTGCAGTGGAAGCCACTAAATTGTTAGGTATAAGTTTAGAAGGGGCAGTGGGTTAA
- a CDS encoding SUF system Fe-S cluster assembly regulator: MLRISKLADYGTVVMVHLAKHAQELCNARDIALHTHLAVPTVSKILKRLTAAGLLSSVRGVTGGYRLQRPATEISVSQIIYALEEHRGFTECSLQPNDCSLQRVCTIQGNWRLISHAIETALDSVSLDALAKPTLQTRDLERVRQLASGVNRG, encoded by the coding sequence ATGCTGCGCATCAGCAAATTGGCCGATTATGGAACAGTTGTTATGGTGCATCTTGCCAAACATGCGCAAGAGTTATGTAATGCTCGTGATATCGCATTACATACCCATTTAGCTGTGCCTACGGTAAGTAAAATATTGAAGCGTTTAACCGCTGCAGGTTTATTATCTTCGGTACGAGGTGTAACGGGAGGGTATAGATTACAAAGGCCTGCTACTGAAATATCAGTATCTCAAATTATTTATGCCTTGGAGGAACATCGCGGTTTTACTGAGTGTAGTTTGCAACCTAATGATTGTTCTTTGCAACGAGTATGCACTATACAAGGTAATTGGCGATTGATAAGTCATGCAATAGAAACCGCGCTGGATAGTGTGAGTTTGGATGCATTGGCAAAACCAACTCTTCAGACGCGTGATCTTGAGCGCGTCCGGCAGTTAGCAAGTGGAGTAAATCGTGGCTAA
- a CDS encoding PHA/PHB synthase family protein, with protein MLYDDELDELMKSVAEKSLQLIADLKEKPTQIPTLVKEFINLTEHFQNLITVILKNPEKVIAMQVAYWEDAVTLAQSLFNSWLEGKPMPINDSRFSGDDWLHNPFFNLLSQQYILASEHFSSLLENMEYSDKNSAKRLQFFTKQYLDALSPANFFHTNPQVMAETLESRGKNLLQGLHNLLSDLEVGSSRLMIKMSDSTAYKVGENIAVTPGKVVFRNAMMELIQYTPQTKTVKSVPLLMIPPWINKYYILDLSPHNSLIRWLVAQGITVFIISWVNPDASFAKKSLFDYLQEGPRTAIATIQKQMNVKQVNTLGFCIGGTLLTILLAYNKAHKDQSIRSATFLAAMIDFSDPGDIAVFIDEQQIKSLEEEMEAKGYLAGKFMASSFNSLRANDLIWSFFIKNYLRGKNPVPFDILFWNADSTNMPATMHSQYLRWMYLNNDLVKPGKIRLNNTPINVTHIDTPTFFLSTEKDHIAPWKTTYTGFQLMKGPKRFVLGGSGHIAGIINSPSVTKYGHRTNSNAPASAEEWFEHSTVHAGSWWPEWLKWLKTHSGKSIPAPDFSQLPFPSLMDAPGGYVLKHSDAVPKEPLKK; from the coding sequence ATGCTCTACGATGACGAGCTTGATGAGCTCATGAAATCTGTGGCTGAAAAAAGCTTACAGCTTATTGCCGATTTAAAAGAAAAACCAACGCAAATCCCCACACTAGTTAAAGAGTTTATTAATCTTACTGAACATTTTCAAAATTTAATTACTGTTATTCTGAAAAATCCGGAAAAAGTAATCGCTATGCAGGTTGCTTACTGGGAAGACGCGGTGACACTCGCTCAGTCGCTCTTTAATTCCTGGCTAGAGGGCAAGCCTATGCCTATTAATGACTCACGTTTTAGTGGTGACGATTGGCTGCATAATCCTTTTTTTAACTTGTTAAGTCAGCAGTATATTTTAGCAAGTGAACACTTTAGTTCCTTATTAGAAAATATGGAGTACAGTGATAAAAATTCTGCAAAACGCCTACAGTTTTTTACTAAACAATATTTAGATGCCTTATCACCAGCTAATTTCTTTCACACCAACCCTCAAGTTATGGCAGAAACGCTGGAAAGCAGAGGGAAAAATTTATTACAAGGATTGCATAATTTACTCTCCGATCTGGAAGTAGGATCCTCGCGACTGATGATCAAAATGTCCGACTCTACTGCTTATAAAGTGGGAGAAAATATTGCTGTCACCCCCGGAAAAGTGGTTTTTCGCAATGCCATGATGGAGTTAATTCAATACACACCACAAACAAAAACAGTAAAATCAGTTCCTTTACTAATGATCCCGCCATGGATAAATAAATATTATATTTTAGATTTAAGCCCACACAACTCATTAATTCGTTGGCTAGTTGCTCAGGGCATTACCGTTTTTATTATTTCATGGGTTAATCCTGATGCCAGTTTTGCGAAGAAAAGCCTATTTGATTATTTACAAGAAGGTCCTAGAACTGCGATTGCCACCATACAAAAACAAATGAATGTAAAACAAGTCAATACTTTGGGCTTTTGTATCGGAGGAACCTTACTGACCATATTATTGGCTTATAATAAAGCTCATAAAGATCAATCTATTCGTAGTGCTACTTTTCTAGCAGCTATGATTGATTTTAGTGATCCTGGTGATATTGCTGTGTTCATTGACGAACAGCAGATTAAATCGCTGGAAGAGGAAATGGAGGCTAAGGGTTATCTCGCCGGGAAATTTATGGCCTCGAGCTTCAACTCCTTAAGAGCAAACGATTTAATTTGGTCTTTTTTCATCAAAAATTATTTGCGTGGCAAAAACCCTGTTCCTTTTGACATCTTATTTTGGAATGCTGACTCAACCAATATGCCAGCCACCATGCATTCACAATACTTACGTTGGATGTACTTGAATAATGACTTGGTGAAGCCAGGAAAAATTCGCCTCAATAATACGCCTATCAATGTTACGCATATTGATACCCCCACCTTTTTTCTCTCCACTGAAAAAGATCATATTGCTCCATGGAAAACCACCTATACAGGCTTTCAATTAATGAAAGGCCCCAAACGTTTTGTTCTAGGCGGTTCCGGACATATTGCAGGGATAATCAACTCTCCTAGTGTCACTAAATATGGTCATAGAACGAATTCTAATGCCCCCGCTAGCGCAGAAGAATGGTTTGAGCACTCAACTGTCCATGCAGGTTCTTGGTGGCCCGAATGGTTAAAATGGCTGAAAACGCATTCAGGAAAATCAATTCCTGCACCAGACTTTAGTCAACTCCCCTTCCCCTCGTTAATGGATGCCCCCGGTGGTTATGTGCTGAAACATAGTGATGCAGTACCTAAGGAGCCATTAAAAAAATAG
- a CDS encoding AMP-binding protein: MDYLGGNEKQGKWVKKWMSTLLSLCYNVDISNYRRSAFNSLIITHRTSIRDVLLLACCLPGQLTFVLPLQLCDTLWGRLLRRFTDIIAIDPTTVLSTRSIIKAIKTGRPCVIFLQDIPGFLEYDLRFYERFSLLLQKLQTEVISIHLKGSKRDKLFPQIIARSLSSELFIVPDHDAVQPHIASMRLFRLISDLAFVTGFQPQTLFTALLQGVRKGIAHRATIEDANPTLLTYRQFLIRCFVLGRQIKNQTKQGEYVGVMMPTSIAGMVTFFALQAYKRIPAMLNFSTGFHNLFSACSVAGIKIIYTSRQFIAIAQLESLIDELQSAGLKIVFLEDLKNSIHLRHRCSGLIKAMFPHLTYKCLGKKSSPEQVALILFTSGSEGTPKGVALSHINLLANCHQMISRVDFTAKDVFFNCLPIFHTFGLTAGSIIPLITGTKCFFYPSPLHYKIIPGCVRKSGATIMFGTDTFLMGYARAAEKHDFSKIRYIFAGAEKVKPETLKYWREMFGVSIYEGYGATEASPVISLNCPLASIPGTVGMVLPTIASRIDPVEGIAEGGRLVLHGPNIMLGYLNPDAPWIINAPCGGWHDTGDIVTMTTDGFITIAGRAKRFAKIAGEMVSLSVVEGIAASVWPEILHAAVIGKSSAKGGEQILLFSEAAHADKASFIKKIKEEGYSELFIPHLIYSGSTIPVLSSGKIDYVMLDKLLLEERQIAEEL, translated from the coding sequence ATGGACTATCTGGGTGGGAACGAAAAACAGGGGAAATGGGTCAAAAAATGGATGAGTACTTTACTGTCGCTGTGCTACAACGTAGACATTTCAAATTATCGTCGCTCGGCGTTTAACTCTTTAATTATTACCCACAGAACTTCGATACGGGATGTATTGCTGTTAGCTTGTTGTTTACCTGGACAACTCACTTTTGTTTTACCTTTGCAATTATGTGACACATTATGGGGCAGACTATTACGTCGTTTTACGGATATTATTGCTATTGATCCAACTACAGTTTTATCGACACGAAGCATAATCAAAGCAATAAAGACGGGAAGGCCTTGTGTTATTTTTCTGCAAGATATACCGGGTTTCTTAGAATATGACCTCAGATTCTATGAGCGATTTAGTTTGCTCTTGCAGAAATTACAGACAGAGGTGATCTCTATTCATCTTAAAGGTTCTAAAAGGGATAAATTATTCCCGCAGATTATTGCTCGCTCGCTCTCCTCTGAGTTATTTATAGTACCAGATCATGACGCAGTGCAACCTCACATCGCCAGTATGCGCCTTTTTCGGTTGATTAGTGATTTGGCCTTTGTCACAGGGTTCCAGCCACAAACATTATTTACGGCATTATTGCAGGGAGTACGTAAGGGAATTGCGCATCGGGCAACAATTGAAGATGCTAATCCCACTTTGTTGACGTACAGACAATTTCTTATTCGCTGTTTTGTTTTAGGAAGGCAAATTAAAAATCAAACAAAGCAAGGGGAATATGTAGGGGTGATGATGCCGACCTCTATAGCTGGGATGGTCACTTTTTTTGCTTTACAGGCTTATAAGCGTATCCCCGCCATGCTGAATTTTAGTACGGGATTCCATAACTTATTCTCCGCATGTTCCGTTGCAGGAATAAAAATTATTTATACCTCCAGACAATTTATTGCTATAGCTCAATTAGAAAGTTTGATCGATGAATTGCAATCAGCAGGACTAAAGATCGTTTTTTTAGAGGATTTAAAAAACTCCATCCATCTCAGGCATCGATGCTCTGGACTCATCAAGGCGATGTTTCCGCACTTAACTTATAAATGTCTCGGCAAAAAGAGCTCCCCTGAACAAGTTGCCCTTATTTTATTTACTTCGGGTTCAGAAGGAACTCCTAAAGGGGTGGCATTAAGCCATATCAATCTATTAGCTAACTGTCATCAAATGATCTCTAGGGTCGATTTTACTGCCAAAGATGTATTTTTTAATTGCTTACCTATATTTCATACTTTCGGTTTGACAGCGGGAAGTATTATTCCTTTAATAACAGGGACTAAATGCTTTTTTTATCCCTCTCCTTTGCATTATAAAATCATTCCTGGTTGCGTTAGGAAATCAGGTGCAACGATTATGTTTGGTACGGATACTTTTTTAATGGGGTATGCTCGTGCCGCGGAGAAACATGATTTTAGTAAAATACGTTATATTTTTGCGGGGGCGGAAAAGGTTAAGCCTGAAACGTTAAAGTATTGGCGTGAGATGTTTGGGGTTTCCATTTATGAAGGGTACGGCGCGACAGAAGCATCTCCGGTAATTTCTCTTAATTGCCCTTTAGCGTCCATACCAGGAACTGTAGGAATGGTTCTGCCTACCATAGCGAGCCGCATTGATCCTGTCGAAGGAATAGCCGAGGGGGGGCGTTTAGTATTGCATGGGCCTAATATTATGCTAGGGTATTTGAATCCTGATGCCCCTTGGATTATTAATGCCCCTTGTGGCGGATGGCATGATACTGGAGATATAGTCACAATGACTACGGATGGTTTTATTACCATCGCAGGCCGTGCCAAACGCTTCGCTAAGATTGCTGGAGAGATGGTTTCCCTTTCTGTAGTTGAGGGTATTGCTGCATCTGTTTGGCCTGAAATTTTGCATGCGGCTGTGATCGGTAAATCTTCTGCTAAAGGGGGAGAGCAGATCTTATTATTTAGTGAAGCCGCTCATGCAGATAAGGCTTCCTTTATTAAGAAAATAAAGGAAGAGGGATATTCTGAATTATTCATTCCTCACCTTATCTATTCTGGAAGTACTATTCCCGTTTTATCCTCAGGAAAAATTGATTATGTTATGTTGGATAAATTATTGCTGGAAGAACGGCAAATTGCTGAAGAGTTGTAA
- a CDS encoding TVP38/TMEM64 family protein, whose protein sequence is MTDRRNYYIKTICFILALVVFIFGAWAFHKHYPEIIDWINDLGWLAPVLFLILYSLASLMFLPTMILTLAGGAIFGPVMGTLLNLIGATFGAAFSFLITRHLVYDWFTKKRGERLNKLIAGVDEKGWMFVALLRLFPIVPFNIVNYGLGITGIRFRLYIITTFIFLIPAEIIYTYFGYAGIDALSNPGHFYRNGGVILSGLAILFLFLMKFLKRKN, encoded by the coding sequence ATGACTGATAGACGAAATTACTATATAAAAACAATCTGTTTTATTTTAGCCTTAGTTGTATTCATTTTTGGCGCATGGGCTTTTCACAAACACTATCCTGAGATCATTGATTGGATCAATGATCTCGGATGGCTTGCGCCCGTTCTTTTTTTAATTCTATACAGTTTGGCCAGTTTAATGTTTTTGCCTACCATGATACTCACTCTAGCAGGAGGCGCTATTTTTGGCCCGGTTATGGGAACCCTTCTCAATTTGATTGGTGCAACATTTGGTGCAGCCTTTTCTTTTTTAATAACCAGACATCTAGTTTATGACTGGTTTACAAAAAAACGAGGAGAAAGGCTTAACAAGTTAATTGCAGGAGTCGATGAAAAAGGTTGGATGTTCGTCGCTCTCCTACGATTATTTCCCATTGTTCCTTTCAATATAGTCAACTATGGCCTGGGAATAACAGGAATAAGATTCCGACTTTACATCATTACTACATTTATTTTTCTTATACCGGCTGAAATTATTTATACTTATTTTGGCTATGCAGGAATAGATGCCTTATCCAATCCTGGACATTTTTATAGAAATGGGGGCGTTATCCTCTCCGGACTCGCTATTTTGTTTCTTTTCCTGATGAAGTTTTTAAAAAGGAAAAACTAG
- a CDS encoding aminotransferase class IV, translating into MHTRVLVDKGDISPAFAIDDRIFLGEGLFETLRVDSSRPCFAELHWQRLSDSAQKLGIPFDLSLDDWQEHLIAQIKRDNLYHGGIKAILSGGSAPRGLAEQGQVSQLMFQTFNYTLHKHPVRLSSVSWLRDASSPIYRLKSVNYLEAIIARRQALVAGADDALFYNTAHHATETTCANLFLIKNNSLLTPPLDDGVLPGITRARLLTIAAQESISCTEHSLTKEMTKNADAVFITNSLQGIRFVHSLDDVVFDLSHPLLEELVALLAQEQGL; encoded by the coding sequence ATGCACACGAGAGTGTTAGTAGACAAAGGTGATATCAGTCCGGCATTTGCTATTGATGATCGCATTTTTCTGGGGGAGGGCTTATTTGAGACCCTTAGAGTAGATAGTTCTAGGCCTTGTTTCGCAGAGTTGCATTGGCAACGGCTTAGTGATTCTGCCCAGAAGCTAGGTATCCCTTTTGATCTTTCATTAGATGATTGGCAGGAGCATTTGATTGCTCAAATTAAACGAGATAATTTGTATCACGGCGGAATTAAAGCCATATTAAGCGGGGGATCTGCTCCTCGAGGTCTTGCTGAACAAGGTCAAGTCAGTCAGCTAATGTTTCAAACATTCAATTATACGCTGCATAAACACCCAGTGCGCTTATCCAGCGTTTCTTGGCTAAGAGACGCTTCTAGCCCTATTTATAGATTAAAGTCTGTCAATTATTTGGAAGCGATTATTGCTAGACGGCAAGCTCTTGTAGCAGGTGCTGATGATGCCTTATTTTATAATACCGCGCATCATGCAACTGAAACTACTTGTGCTAACCTTTTTTTAATTAAAAATAACAGCCTTTTGACCCCTCCATTAGATGATGGGGTATTACCGGGTATTACTCGTGCCCGTTTGTTAACAATAGCGGCACAAGAGAGTATTTCTTGTACGGAGCATTCTTTAACTAAGGAAATGACAAAGAATGCGGATGCCGTTTTTATTACCAATAGTTTACAAGGTATTCGATTTGTCCATTCGTTAGATGATGTTGTTTTTGATTTAAGTCATCCTTTGTTGGAAGAACTGGTTGCCTTGCTTGCCCAAGAACAAGGATTGTAA
- a CDS encoding PA3496 family putative envelope integrity protein, with product MSELFEEDEEEVIEVVDDFDDVEIDTEITETPSASLDARRRLENMLEEKRLREELDDFLDD from the coding sequence ATGAGCGAATTATTTGAAGAAGATGAAGAAGAAGTAATTGAAGTTGTTGATGACTTTGATGATGTTGAAATAGATACCGAAATTACGGAGACGCCTAGTGCTAGTCTAGACGCACGTAGAAGGTTAGAAAATATGTTAGAAGAAAAACGTCTACGAGAAGAACTTGACGATTTCTTAGATGATTAA